In Anas acuta chromosome 21, bAnaAcu1.1, whole genome shotgun sequence, one genomic interval encodes:
- the TMEM200B gene encoding transmembrane protein 200B, producing the protein MTAEGAEPNGPVREPAAGGTKPAAPPAPKRRRGRRLRRKSPPEVQVKGQLRMRSPSGAFVMVGISVVLVGMTIAVVGYWPHRGHGGAGAGAGNASSAGDMRREVAAGRPVPHSEKLKLIGPVIMGIGLFIFICANTMLYENRDMETRMLMQKGLYCMATGLPEGTNPEDADSPLAPKASPECLEGCYEVDLSLGSKWADCYGPNRLQTTAELLQRPGASPTASLLSLHSEGTLGLSSAVGALALPIIKLNNRLLDAATRGARGPVEAAEPPAEAPLPPWALLSPGGSSIAPRGQEHRGGHVIVTVEEGCPVAELGPDAQPHNPGHSKSLDLGRPGVLLVAPIKDRKNRSWPRLDHVTPGAYAKLENRGESSDRLLEPNETPRRAEPRPSSWAVGVEGGSRV; encoded by the coding sequence ATGACTGCCGAGGGCGCCGAACCCAACGGCCCCGTGCGGGAGCCAGCGGCGGGGGGCACCAAACCGgcggcccccccagccccaaagcgGCGCCGAGGCCGAAGGCTGCGCCGCAAGTCCCCGCCGGAGGTGCAGGTGAAGGGGCAGCTCCGCATGCGCTCGCCGTCGGGAGCCTTCGTCATGGTGGGCATCTCGGTGGTCTTGGTGGGCATGACCATCGCCGTGGTGGGCTACTGGCCCCACCGGGGGCACGGGGGAGCTGGAGCCGGAGCGGGGAACGCCAGCAGCGCGGGGGACATGAGGAGGGAGGTGGCTGCCGGGCGCCCCGTGCCCCACAGCGAGAAGCTGAAGCTGATCGGCCCCGTCATCATGGGCATCGGgctcttcatcttcatctgcGCCAACACCATGCTCTACGAGAACAGGGACATGGAGACCCGCATGCTGATGCAGAAGGGGCTCTACTGCATGGCCACGGGGCTCCCCGAGGGGACCAACCCCGAGGACGCGGACAGCCCGCTGGCACCCAAGGCCAGCCCCGAGTGCTTGGAGGGCTGCTACGAGGTGGACCTGTCCCTGGGCAGCAAGTGGGCCGACTGCTACGGCCCCAACCGGCTGCAGACCacagctgagctcctgcagcgCCCGGGGGCCTCCCCGACCGCCTCCCTGCTCAGCCTCCACTCCGAGGGCACCCTCGGGCTCTCCTCGGCCGTCGGCGCCTTGGCGCTGCCCATCATCAAGCTCAACAACCGCTTGCTGGACGCAGCAACACGGGGGGCCAGGGGGCCGGTGGAGGCAGCCGAGCCCCCTGCCGaagccccgctgcccccctgggctctgctgtcCCCCGGCGGCAGCAGCATCGCGCCCCGGGGCCAGGAGCACCGCGGTGGCCACGTCATCGTCACCGTGGAGGAAGGCTGCCCCGTGGCAGAGCTCGGCCCCGATGCTCAGCCCCACAACCCAGGGCACTCCAAGTCGCTGGATCTGGGCCGGccgggggtgctgctggtggctcccATCAAGGACCGCAAAAATCGGAGCTGGCCCCGGCTCGACCACGTCACCCCAGGGGCTTATGCCAAACTGGAGAACCGGGGCGAGTCCTCGGACCGGCTGCTGGAGCCCAACGAGACCCCGCGCCGCGCCGAGCCCCGGCCCAGCTCCTGGGCagtgggggtggaggggggctCGCGGGTCTGA